One stretch of Flavobacterium sp. 9 DNA includes these proteins:
- a CDS encoding carboxypeptidase-like regulatory domain-containing protein, whose protein sequence is MSPTEKGKFCSSCQKNVIDFTKSSDREIILAYKKEEKLCGRFRISQLDREMILPKEKKSIWILAAASLIAFLGLGNQTAKAQGKIKIEQTDKKQLSDSVNSKSNDKTKYSGVIYDEKNNPLPGAFVSIKNTKNGISTDIDGKFSIEADKRDVLRILYVGYKEVEIHLKKNLNLTIKMKIDEVELQGFSIIRDPEDD, encoded by the coding sequence ATGTCTCCAACAGAAAAAGGTAAATTTTGTAGCAGCTGTCAAAAAAATGTAATTGATTTTACAAAATCCTCGGATAGGGAAATTATTTTAGCCTATAAAAAAGAGGAAAAACTGTGCGGTAGATTTAGAATATCGCAATTAGATCGTGAAATGATTCTTCCTAAAGAAAAAAAATCAATTTGGATACTTGCAGCAGCTTCACTGATTGCATTTCTTGGTTTAGGAAATCAAACAGCAAAAGCACAAGGTAAAATAAAAATAGAGCAAACAGATAAAAAGCAACTTAGCGATTCAGTAAATTCTAAATCTAATGATAAAACCAAATATTCAGGCGTAATTTATGATGAAAAGAACAATCCTTTACCTGGCGCATTTGTCTCAATTAAAAACACAAAAAACGGAATTTCAACTGATATTGACGGAAAATTTTCAATAGAAGCGGATAAACGCGATGTATTAAGAATTTTATATGTAGGCTATAAAGAAGTTGAAATTCATTTGAAAAAAAATCTAAATCTAACCATCAAAATGAAAATTGACGAAGTGGAATTACAAGGTTTCTCAATTATAAGAGATCCAGAAGATGATTAA
- the corA gene encoding magnesium/cobalt transporter CorA: protein MRKIKYKKGRKLQHITLEYTGSHKEHQTEMQLFVYDDNDVVEYDKFTVLALNTCIDYNKNNWLNVHGLNNIDLLKTIGSHFKLDDFLLADILNTAKRTKLEEQKDILFFNIKSLLPSEYSDNISVEQISFILKDGILISFQEKRSDFFTHIRERLRTHAGIVRTKKVDYLLYLLLDAVMENFYITIEDEEDKIEELINLTKKGADPVILEKIENHRDNFNFLKRSIVPLRDSLYYLKTIKDDDTYNGIQKETFSFFIRLHQKSLELLEQIESDMSSLESASNFYFSEQSRKMNEIMKTLTIISAIFIPLTFIVGVYGMNFDYMPELRAKNGYFIVMGAMFLLVIALIIYFKKRRWF from the coding sequence ATGAGAAAGATAAAATACAAGAAGGGACGCAAGCTTCAGCACATTACTTTAGAGTATACAGGATCGCATAAAGAGCATCAGACAGAGATGCAGCTTTTTGTATATGATGATAACGATGTTGTTGAATATGATAAGTTTACGGTTCTGGCATTAAATACCTGTATTGATTATAATAAAAATAATTGGCTGAATGTTCATGGATTAAATAATATAGATTTACTCAAAACTATTGGTTCACATTTTAAGCTTGATGATTTTTTATTGGCAGATATTTTAAATACTGCGAAAAGAACTAAGCTTGAGGAACAAAAAGATATCTTATTCTTTAATATAAAATCGCTTTTGCCTTCTGAATATTCAGATAATATTAGCGTTGAGCAAATAAGTTTTATTCTGAAAGACGGAATTCTAATTTCTTTTCAGGAAAAACGAAGCGATTTCTTCACTCATATTCGCGAACGACTTCGTACTCATGCCGGAATTGTGAGAACTAAAAAGGTTGATTACTTACTCTATTTATTATTGGATGCCGTAATGGAGAATTTCTATATTACGATTGAAGATGAGGAAGATAAAATCGAAGAATTAATCAATTTAACTAAGAAAGGTGCTGATCCGGTTATTTTGGAAAAGATTGAAAATCACCGCGATAATTTTAATTTTCTGAAACGTTCTATTGTTCCGCTTCGGGATTCTTTGTATTATTTAAAAACGATTAAAGACGACGATACTTATAATGGAATCCAAAAAGAAACTTTTAGTTTCTTTATCAGATTGCATCAAAAAAGCCTTGAATTACTAGAGCAAATCGAATCGGATATGAGTTCGTTAGAAAGTGCTTCAAACTTTTATTTCTCGGAGCAAAGCCGAAAAATGAATGAGATTATGAAAACCCTGACGATTATTTCGGCCATTTTTATTCCGCTTACTTTTATTGTTGGAGTCTACGGAATGAATTTTGACTACATGCCTGAACTACGAGCAAAAAACGGCTATTTTATTGTCATGGGAGCCATGTTTTTATTGGTTATAGCCTTGATTATTTATTTCAAAAAACGACGCTGGTTTTAG
- the pta gene encoding phosphate acetyltransferase has product MSKAIYIATSDQNSGKSIITLGLMSILIGKTAKVGYFRPIVEDFVDGELDNHIETVLSHFNLDIKFEDAYAITKSKLIKKKNKGKIGEVLDLIIEKYKKLEERFDFVLVEGTSFTGEGTSIELDLNVLIAKNLGIPTIIMASGVGKTLEELVDNLYLVYDSFKVKDVEVLSVFANKVQPENIELVTKSLQKSLPASVLVNTIPLISSLNNPTMQEIVNALDAKVLFGGNYLNNEIGHFSVGAMQLHNYLVHLHDNALVITPGDRSDIILGALQANESANYPTISGIILTGNIVPEESILKLIEGLSAIVPIIAVDGGTYHITNKIGSIRSEIYANNTHKIETSITTFEKYVEVEALSERLITFVPEGMTPKMFQYNMVKRAKQHRKHIVLPEGNDERIIIAASRLLDMDVVDISIIGDKKQIESKVAELGITFDFSKVNIINPIESPLYEDYANTYYELRKAKNVSITMARDLMEDVSYFGTMMVYKGHADGMVSGAAHTTQHTILPALQFIKTKPNSSVVSSVFFMCLEDRVSVFGDCAINPNPTAEQLAEIAISSAESSSAFGIEPKIAMLSYSSGSSGKGDEVDKVRAATEIVKQKRPDLKIEGPIQYDAAVDRAVGKSKMPDSEVAGQASVLIFPDLNTGNNTYKAVQRETGALAIGPMLQGLNKPVNDLSRGCTVDDIINTVVITAIQAQGL; this is encoded by the coding sequence ATGAGTAAAGCAATATATATAGCTACAAGCGATCAAAATAGCGGAAAATCAATTATTACACTTGGTTTAATGAGTATTTTGATTGGTAAAACAGCCAAAGTAGGTTATTTTAGACCCATTGTAGAAGATTTTGTTGATGGAGAATTAGACAATCATATCGAAACTGTTTTATCGCATTTTAATCTTGATATTAAGTTTGAAGATGCTTATGCGATTACCAAAAGCAAACTGATTAAAAAGAAAAATAAAGGTAAAATAGGAGAGGTTTTAGATTTAATTATTGAAAAATATAAAAAGCTCGAAGAACGTTTTGATTTTGTTCTTGTAGAGGGAACAAGTTTTACAGGCGAAGGAACTTCTATAGAATTAGATCTGAATGTTTTAATTGCGAAAAACCTCGGAATTCCAACAATAATAATGGCATCTGGAGTTGGAAAAACTTTAGAAGAATTAGTAGATAATTTGTATTTAGTTTATGATTCTTTCAAAGTAAAAGATGTTGAGGTTTTATCGGTTTTTGCTAATAAAGTACAGCCAGAGAATATTGAATTAGTCACTAAAAGTCTGCAAAAAAGTTTACCTGCAAGTGTATTAGTAAATACGATTCCGCTTATATCAAGTTTGAACAATCCAACAATGCAGGAAATTGTTAATGCACTCGATGCAAAAGTATTATTTGGAGGTAATTATTTGAATAATGAAATTGGGCATTTTAGCGTTGGAGCCATGCAATTGCATAACTATTTAGTGCATTTACATGACAATGCTTTGGTGATTACTCCGGGAGATCGTTCAGATATTATTTTGGGTGCTTTACAAGCCAACGAATCTGCTAATTACCCAACTATTTCAGGAATTATTCTAACAGGAAATATTGTTCCGGAAGAAAGTATTCTTAAGCTTATTGAAGGACTTTCGGCCATTGTGCCAATTATTGCTGTTGATGGAGGAACTTATCATATTACCAATAAAATTGGTTCTATAAGATCAGAAATCTACGCAAATAACACTCATAAAATTGAAACGTCAATAACTACTTTTGAAAAGTATGTAGAAGTTGAAGCTTTGTCTGAAAGATTAATCACTTTTGTGCCGGAAGGAATGACACCAAAAATGTTCCAGTACAATATGGTAAAAAGAGCGAAACAACATCGCAAACATATTGTTTTACCGGAAGGAAATGATGAGAGAATTATCATTGCTGCGTCAAGATTATTAGATATGGATGTGGTTGATATTTCGATTATTGGAGATAAAAAACAAATCGAAAGTAAAGTTGCAGAACTTGGAATTACATTTGATTTTTCGAAAGTAAATATTATCAATCCTATAGAATCGCCACTTTACGAAGATTATGCAAACACATATTATGAACTTCGAAAAGCCAAAAATGTGAGTATCACAATGGCAAGAGATTTAATGGAAGACGTGTCGTATTTTGGAACTATGATGGTTTATAAAGGTCATGCTGACGGAATGGTTTCCGGTGCTGCACATACTACGCAACATACGATTTTACCAGCTTTGCAATTCATTAAAACCAAGCCAAATTCATCTGTAGTTTCATCTGTATTTTTTATGTGTTTAGAAGACAGAGTTTCGGTTTTTGGTGATTGTGCTATTAATCCAAATCCAACAGCAGAACAATTGGCAGAAATTGCAATTTCATCCGCAGAATCGAGTTCAGCTTTCGGAATTGAGCCTAAAATCGCGATGCTTTCTTATTCGTCAGGATCATCTGGAAAAGGAGATGAGGTTGATAAGGTAAGAGCTGCAACAGAAATTGTAAAACAAAAACGTCCGGACTTAAAAATAGAAGGCCCAATTCAATATGATGCAGCGGTAGATCGTGCTGTAGGAAAAAGCAAAATGCCGGATTCTGAAGTAGCAGGGCAGGCGAGTGTGCTTATTTTTCCTGATTTAAATACAGGAAATAACACGTATAAAGCTGTTCAGAGAGAAACCGGAGCATTAGCAATTGGTCCAATGTTGCAAGGTTTAAACAAGCCCGTAAATGATTTGAGCCGTGGTTGTACCGTAGACGATATTATAAATACGGTTGTTATTACAGCGATTCAGGCGCAAGGACTTTAG
- a CDS encoding acetate/propionate family kinase — MKILIINSGSSSIKYQLMVMPTNEVICTGMIDRIGLETSNVTFKSALNTIEETLPISNHKVGLQKVASMLLDAEKGVIKSKSEIGAVGHRVVHGGSDFSDTVKIDDKVKAKIKQLFELAPLHNPANLEGINVAEEIFSSAEQIAVFDTAFHQTMPEVAYKYAIPNYLLTENKVRVYGFHGTSHKYVSEKAIDFLEKNSKIITIHLGNGCSMAAIKNGKCIDTTMGFSPSNGLIMGTRCGDIDQSVVFYMIKNLGYTPDEVNSILLKQSGMLGLTGYSDLRDIESEAEKGNKDCQLALFMNAYRIKKFIGSYTAALNGLDAIVFTAGIGENSSYMRKLICTDMDYFGIELDQDKNQIRSKEIREINSASSKTKVLVVPTDEEYEIANQVYHLLQN, encoded by the coding sequence ATGAAAATATTAATTATCAATTCAGGAAGTTCATCAATAAAATATCAATTAATGGTTATGCCTACAAACGAAGTGATTTGTACGGGTATGATTGATAGAATTGGATTAGAAACTTCAAATGTAACATTCAAAAGTGCTTTAAATACAATAGAAGAAACATTGCCTATTTCGAACCATAAAGTAGGTTTACAAAAAGTAGCAAGTATGCTTTTGGATGCGGAAAAAGGCGTTATAAAATCAAAATCAGAAATTGGAGCAGTTGGTCATCGCGTTGTACACGGAGGAAGCGATTTTAGTGATACTGTAAAAATTGACGACAAAGTAAAAGCAAAAATCAAACAGCTTTTTGAATTGGCGCCATTGCATAATCCTGCGAATTTAGAAGGAATTAATGTTGCTGAAGAAATTTTTAGTTCGGCAGAACAAATTGCTGTTTTTGACACCGCTTTTCACCAAACAATGCCTGAAGTAGCTTATAAATATGCTATTCCAAATTATCTTCTGACAGAGAATAAAGTACGTGTTTATGGTTTTCATGGAACAAGCCACAAATATGTTTCTGAAAAAGCAATTGACTTTTTAGAAAAGAATTCCAAAATAATAACCATTCATTTAGGGAATGGCTGCAGTATGGCTGCGATTAAAAACGGAAAATGTATTGATACCACAATGGGATTTTCGCCTTCAAATGGTTTGATTATGGGAACACGTTGTGGCGATATCGATCAGTCTGTGGTATTTTATATGATTAAAAATTTAGGATATACACCAGACGAAGTAAATTCAATTTTATTGAAACAAAGCGGTATGCTTGGTCTTACAGGTTATAGCGATTTGCGTGATATTGAGTCAGAAGCCGAAAAAGGAAATAAAGATTGCCAATTAGCTTTATTTATGAATGCCTATCGTATTAAGAAATTTATTGGTTCTTATACTGCTGCTTTAAATGGTTTAGATGCGATTGTTTTTACTGCCGGAATTGGAGAAAATTCTTCGTATATGCGTAAATTAATCTGCACAGATATGGATTATTTTGGAATTGAACTGGATCAGGATAAAAATCAGATTCGTTCAAAAGAAATCAGAGAAATTAATTCGGCGAGTTCTAAAACAAAAGTTTTGGTAGTTCCAACAGATGAGGAATACGAAATCGCAAATCAAGTTTATCATTTACTTCAAAACTAA